The following proteins are encoded in a genomic region of Glycine soja cultivar W05 chromosome 17, ASM419377v2, whole genome shotgun sequence:
- the LOC114393479 gene encoding putative ubiquitin-conjugating enzyme E2 38 translates to MQQPLRNAIEVTTNEFGQFDVVSDDSDHHFLGSEKGKCFTDSKSEAYRTIMREWRILEHNLPESIYVRVYERRIDLMRAVIVGAAGTPYHDGLFFFDILFPSDYPKHPPKLHFDSFGLQVNPNLHPSGEVCLSLLNTWYGKKREKWDPSGSTMLQVLLSLQSLVLNENPYFNEPGATTLGRLINLESTSRVYNEDVFTQTCKISFHLLQDPPRNFEAFVSAHFRERASLILAACNEYANGRVRVGYYSSDHLPPLSRVQVSRSFKKQMIEFYPLLLRAFRQNDSASLGGFVQHLELETEESEYKSTEIIEEVVNKIVIGSLIFLICLVSYLLLKRLVF, encoded by the coding sequence ATGCAACAACCATTGAGAAACGCCATTGAAGTAACGACAAATGAGTTCGGGCAATTCGACGTGGTTTCAGATGATTCAGATCACCACTTTCTGGGTTCagagaaaggaaaatgcttCACCGATTCAAAGAGTGAAGCGTACCGCACCATCATGAGAGAGTGGAGAATCCTGGAGCATAACTTGCCCGAATCAATCTACGTGCGTGTCTACGAGCGACGCATTGATCTAATGAGGGCCGTGATTGTAGGTGCTGCCGGCACACCGTACCACGATGGTCTCTTCttcttcgacattttgttcCCTTCTGATTACCCGAAGCACCCTCCAAAGCTGCATTTTGACTCTTTCGGGCTCCAGGTCAACCCAAATCTTCACCCCAGCGGCGAAGTGTGCTTGAGCCTTCTCAACACGTGGTACgggaaaaagagggagaagtggGACCCATCAGGGTCGACCATGCTCCAAGTGTTGCTCTCCTTACAAAGTCTGGTTCTGAACGAGAACCCATACTTTAACGAGCCTGGTGCAACTACATTGGGGCGTTTAATAAACTTGGAGAGCACGTCACGTGTGTACAACGAGGACGTGTTCACCCAAACCTGTAAAATTTCCTTCCATCTGCTTCAGGATCCGCCTCGGAACTTTGAAGCCTTTGTCAGTGCCCATTTTCGCGAGCGAGCGTCACTGATTCTCGCGGCCTGCAATGAGTACGCGAATGGCCGCGTGAGAGTTGGGTATTACTCTTCTGATCACTTGCCTCCTTTGTCAAGGGTACAAGTTTCACGGAGTTTCAAGAAGCAGATGATAGAGTTTTACCCTCTGCTTCTTCGAGCGTTTCGACAGAACGATAGTGCTTCTTTGGGGGGTTTCGTCCAACACTTGGAGCTGGAGACGGAGGAATCCGAATACAAAAGCACTGAAATCATCGAGGAGGTCGTCAACAAGATAGTTATCGGTTCTTTAATCTTCTTAATTTGTCTTGTTTCTTATTTATTACTGAAAAGGTTGGTATTTTAA